One genomic segment of Streptomyces sp. NBC_00239 includes these proteins:
- a CDS encoding helix-turn-helix domain-containing protein, with the protein MTLTLMSPAPQRVPRQAPDPAPPSSRSGWLVRMLSEMPETNDRTHVYLGVHVGGPVAVVHERATTLLEPNDLVFCDPARRHLLRFGEDCQMIFFRVPRCYLGVTESELNRVLGVPVRGGEGIGALASGFLTALAAEAEFRRSTIGDRRARTAVHLLSVLVMELLEADTTDEADDGSGAVNEMLSRIHGYIEEHLMDPDLSPESIARAHHISVRYLQKLFQNDGSTVSQWVRRRRLEFCRLELGRSNRRITMAAVAHRWGFSSPSHFSRTFRGAYGMSPSEWQALATSAFATTTAGAQDERRH; encoded by the coding sequence ATGACCCTCACACTCATGTCACCCGCGCCCCAACGGGTGCCCCGGCAGGCGCCCGATCCGGCCCCGCCCTCCTCCCGCTCGGGGTGGCTGGTCCGGATGCTTTCCGAGATGCCGGAGACGAACGACCGGACCCACGTCTACCTCGGCGTCCATGTCGGTGGGCCGGTCGCCGTCGTCCACGAGCGCGCCACGACCCTGTTGGAACCGAACGACCTGGTCTTCTGCGACCCGGCCCGACGCCACCTGCTGCGGTTCGGAGAAGACTGCCAGATGATCTTCTTCCGGGTGCCCCGGTGCTATCTGGGCGTCACCGAGTCGGAACTGAACCGGGTGCTCGGCGTACCCGTACGCGGCGGGGAGGGGATCGGGGCGCTGGCGTCCGGCTTCCTGACCGCGCTCGCCGCCGAGGCGGAGTTCCGACGGTCCACGATCGGGGACCGTCGTGCCCGGACGGCCGTACACCTCCTCTCCGTCCTGGTCATGGAGCTCCTCGAAGCGGACACGACGGACGAGGCCGACGACGGGTCCGGGGCCGTCAACGAGATGCTGTCCCGTATCCACGGCTACATCGAAGAGCATCTGATGGACCCGGACCTCTCACCGGAGTCGATCGCACGCGCCCACCACATCTCCGTCCGGTACCTGCAGAAGCTCTTCCAGAACGACGGCAGCACGGTGAGCCAATGGGTGCGGCGGCGCAGGCTCGAGTTCTGCCGGCTCGAACTGGGCCGCTCCAACCGGCGGATCACCATGGCCGCGGTGGCACACCGCTGGGGCTTCAGCAGCCCCTCGCACTTCAGCCGCACGTTCCGCGGGGCCTACGGCATGAGCCCCAGCGAATGGCAGGCGCTGGCGACCTCGGCCTTCGCGACGACGACTGCCGGCGCCCAGGACGAGCGACGGCATTGA
- a CDS encoding alpha/beta fold hydrolase has protein sequence MTNPTVVLVHGAFSDATGWIGVISELRSSGIPVIAPSNPLRGLTSDAAYLASVLAQVDGPAVLVGHAYGGALITVAGAAENVVGLVYVAAYVPNEGESLGRLQGSFPESPLAGSLKEWTYPLLDGDSGVEVTIEEKAFPSVFAADVPEDVAGVLAASQRPLATAAFTETASAAAWRTKPSWALVAGADRTIGPEVQRFGAARAGAVVVELPHASHAVALSEPTRVADLIRDAVRATS, from the coding sequence ATGACCAACCCCACCGTCGTCCTCGTGCACGGTGCCTTCTCCGACGCGACGGGCTGGATAGGCGTCATCTCGGAACTGCGGAGCAGCGGTATCCCGGTGATCGCTCCGTCGAACCCGCTGCGGGGCCTGACGTCGGACGCCGCCTACCTCGCCTCCGTCCTGGCCCAGGTCGACGGCCCGGCCGTACTCGTCGGCCACGCGTACGGCGGTGCGCTGATCACCGTGGCCGGCGCCGCGGAGAACGTCGTGGGGCTCGTCTACGTGGCCGCCTACGTGCCCAACGAGGGCGAGAGCCTCGGCCGGCTCCAAGGGAGCTTCCCCGAGTCCCCGCTGGCGGGCAGCCTGAAGGAGTGGACCTACCCGCTCCTCGACGGCGACTCCGGGGTCGAGGTCACCATCGAGGAGAAGGCCTTTCCCTCCGTGTTCGCGGCGGACGTGCCCGAGGACGTCGCCGGCGTCCTGGCGGCGTCCCAACGCCCGCTCGCCACGGCCGCGTTCACCGAGACCGCGTCCGCGGCGGCGTGGCGGACCAAACCGTCCTGGGCCCTGGTGGCCGGGGCGGACCGCACGATCGGCCCCGAGGTCCAGCGCTTCGGCGCCGCACGGGCCGGCGCCGTCGTCGTCGAACTTCCGCACGCCTCCCACGCCGTCGCCCTCTCCGAGCCCACCCGGGTCGCCGACCTGATCAGGGACGCGGTCCGGGCGACGAGCTGA
- a CDS encoding helix-turn-helix transcriptional regulator — protein sequence MSVNRVTTRTVPEELEGVRTPLRGRDAELAFIEERLDALDRGEGGIVRVEGFVGIGRSRILAEAAASARRRGTRVFEGAADPDEQFVPLGPLLDGLLSGEQPLSGAVRLRDLATTPGQRFWLLQELGDRLRETARNGPLLVVLDDLQWCDDLTLLTFNTLAAGLSSHAILWLVAVRGGNVPSGVRTTLDRIRQAGAHELALGALDDGATTRITEDVLGAAPDPDVLRAARRAEGVPQLLVELLGSLREAVTIENGTARLPAGPPAPRELPSVVRRLAQLSDEARGLVQTAAAAGGPVTVALLAELLGRSSAALITAVRESLDADLLTESGDRLAFRHDLIREAVDAGLPLPLRQALRQALRGQAAELPPGRAASSVERPGPSAGRAPADAAEAGRAGAGDAAEADRLRAAAAELAATAPGPAAERSLKALELTTADAPERPRVIAETIPLLWQTGRAAQARELGASALATGGLRPEDEARIRLALARLAVPFDFSEAARQARAGAALPGIPVDVRGRLLAMLAVGLSMAGEHAAAEQVAAEAWETAAAAGDRSAEATLTTVRSALSFHRMDLTEAFRQAERAAALADALGVSTSLWVPEALWHALLSNTTGRSAAALAAAEEGIRITGEQGRTAATRMWLMTRSRILLEAGRLTEARADAEAASATTDDLGPGNLADVTLRYVMMRVALHTDDRQTARAYAAEARRMRSDGAPVVRHFGSWMLALMADFEGRPDRAMAELDEVMTSPAADRPAYGGLVDPADAPVLVRLALRAGAHERAAQAVALAERLAVLNPDLAFLTATAAHARGLLDNDLAPLVRAVRLYEDCPRPMARASALEDAGRKLAATRTSEAVPYFETALALYVRAGAERDVARVRRRLRAAGVRRRPSTAGLCGAWPELTAAEIRVVRLVARGLTNHQVAEHLSLSPHTVGSHLRRTFTKLDITSRVELTRLAKHRDSGE from the coding sequence ATGAGCGTGAACCGAGTGACGACGAGGACCGTGCCCGAGGAACTCGAGGGTGTACGGACGCCCCTGCGCGGCAGGGACGCCGAACTGGCGTTCATCGAGGAGCGGCTCGACGCGCTCGACCGGGGCGAAGGCGGGATCGTCCGCGTCGAAGGCTTCGTCGGCATCGGCAGGTCCAGGATCCTCGCGGAGGCCGCGGCATCCGCGAGGCGGCGGGGGACGAGGGTGTTCGAGGGAGCGGCGGACCCCGACGAACAGTTCGTGCCGCTCGGCCCGCTCCTCGACGGTCTGCTCTCCGGCGAGCAACCGCTGTCGGGCGCCGTCCGTCTCAGGGACCTCGCCACGACGCCCGGCCAGCGCTTCTGGCTGCTCCAGGAACTGGGGGACCGCCTGCGGGAGACGGCTCGAAACGGCCCCCTGCTCGTCGTCCTCGACGACCTCCAGTGGTGCGACGACCTGACCCTTCTCACCTTCAACACCCTCGCGGCCGGCCTCTCGTCGCACGCGATCCTGTGGCTGGTCGCCGTGCGCGGCGGCAACGTGCCGTCGGGAGTGCGCACGACCCTGGACCGGATCCGGCAGGCGGGCGCACACGAGCTGGCGCTGGGAGCGCTGGACGACGGGGCGACCACACGGATCACCGAGGACGTCCTCGGCGCCGCTCCCGACCCGGACGTCCTCCGCGCCGCCCGCCGCGCCGAAGGAGTCCCGCAGCTGCTGGTCGAGCTGCTCGGCTCGCTGCGGGAGGCAGTGACGATCGAGAACGGCACGGCCAGGCTGCCGGCCGGACCCCCCGCCCCACGGGAACTCCCCTCCGTCGTGCGCCGCCTCGCCCAGCTGTCCGACGAGGCACGGGGGCTGGTGCAGACGGCGGCCGCCGCCGGCGGCCCGGTCACCGTGGCGCTGCTGGCCGAACTGCTCGGCAGGTCCTCGGCGGCGCTCATCACAGCGGTACGGGAATCCCTCGACGCCGATCTGCTCACCGAAAGCGGCGATCGCCTCGCCTTCCGCCACGACCTGATCCGTGAGGCGGTGGACGCCGGCCTCCCCCTGCCCCTGCGTCAGGCCCTGCGTCAGGCCCTGCGTGGTCAAGCCGCCGAGCTGCCGCCGGGTCGCGCGGCCTCCTCCGTCGAGCGTCCCGGGCCGTCGGCAGGGAGAGCGCCGGCAGATGCGGCGGAGGCCGGGAGAGCGGGGGCGGGAGACGCGGCGGAGGCCGACCGGCTGCGCGCCGCCGCGGCGGAACTCGCGGCCACCGCTCCCGGACCCGCCGCGGAACGCAGCCTCAAGGCGCTGGAACTCACCACGGCGGACGCTCCGGAACGGCCGCGGGTCATCGCCGAGACGATCCCGCTGCTCTGGCAGACGGGCCGGGCCGCCCAGGCGCGTGAGCTGGGAGCATCCGCCCTGGCGACCGGCGGCCTCCGACCTGAGGACGAGGCGCGCATACGCCTCGCCCTGGCACGCCTCGCCGTACCGTTCGACTTCTCCGAGGCGGCCCGGCAGGCCCGCGCCGGGGCGGCACTGCCCGGGATCCCCGTGGACGTGAGGGGGCGCCTGCTCGCCATGCTCGCTGTCGGCCTGTCGATGGCGGGCGAGCACGCGGCGGCCGAGCAGGTCGCCGCCGAGGCGTGGGAGACCGCAGCGGCAGCGGGGGACCGCTCCGCCGAGGCCACGTTGACGACGGTCCGCTCGGCCTTGAGTTTCCACCGCATGGACCTCACCGAGGCGTTCCGGCAGGCCGAGCGGGCCGCCGCGCTGGCCGACGCCCTGGGCGTCAGCACCTCGCTGTGGGTTCCGGAGGCCTTGTGGCACGCTCTCCTGTCGAACACCACCGGACGTTCCGCGGCTGCCCTCGCCGCCGCGGAGGAGGGCATCCGGATCACCGGGGAGCAGGGCCGGACGGCGGCCACCCGTATGTGGCTCATGACCCGCTCCCGCATCCTTCTGGAGGCCGGACGGCTGACGGAGGCCCGGGCCGATGCCGAAGCCGCGTCCGCGACGACCGACGACCTCGGCCCGGGCAACCTCGCCGACGTCACGCTCCGGTACGTGATGATGCGCGTCGCCCTCCACACCGACGACCGGCAGACCGCCCGCGCGTACGCGGCGGAGGCGAGGCGCATGCGGAGCGACGGCGCACCCGTCGTCCGGCACTTCGGCTCCTGGATGCTGGCACTGATGGCCGACTTCGAAGGCCGGCCCGACCGTGCCATGGCCGAACTCGACGAGGTGATGACGTCGCCCGCCGCGGACCGGCCGGCCTACGGCGGCTTGGTCGACCCCGCCGACGCCCCGGTCCTCGTCCGCCTGGCGCTGCGTGCCGGCGCGCACGAACGGGCCGCGCAGGCGGTGGCCCTGGCCGAGCGACTGGCCGTGCTCAACCCCGACCTCGCGTTCCTCACCGCCACCGCCGCGCACGCCCGGGGGCTCCTCGACAACGACCTCGCCCCTCTCGTACGTGCCGTCCGGCTGTACGAGGACTGCCCTCGGCCGATGGCCCGGGCGTCGGCACTGGAGGACGCCGGACGCAAGCTGGCGGCCACCCGCACGTCCGAAGCGGTGCCGTACTTCGAGACGGCCCTCGCGCTCTACGTGCGAGCGGGCGCCGAGCGGGACGTCGCCCGCGTCCGCCGGCGCCTGCGGGCCGCCGGTGTCCGCCGCCGGCCCTCGACGGCCGGTCTCTGCGGTGCATGGCCCGAGCTGACGGCCGCGGAGATACGGGTGGTACGGCTCGTGGCCCGTGGGCTGACCAACCACCAGGTGGCCGAGCACCTCTCCCTCTCGCCGCACACGGTGGGTTCGCACCTGCGCCGGACCTTCACCAAGCTCGACATCACCTCGCGCGTGGAGCTGACCCGGCTGGCGAAGCATCGCGACAGCGGAGAGTAG
- a CDS encoding FMN reductase produces MKLIVVSAGLSTPSSTRLLADRLAEAARDELAARGQAPSTGVVELRELAGDIADHLVTGFPPPRLSAAIDAVTAADGLIVVTPVFAASYSGLFKSFFDVIDPDALTGHPVLIAATGGTARHSLVLEHAVRPLFAHLRAVVVPTAVFAASEDWGSGGDEYTDGLPGRVRRAAAELAVLMAARPVGEEPEDDVTVLERQLADLRFD; encoded by the coding sequence ATGAAGCTGATCGTCGTCTCCGCGGGGCTGAGCACCCCCTCCTCCACCCGCCTGCTCGCGGACCGGCTGGCCGAGGCGGCCCGCGACGAACTCGCCGCCCGAGGGCAGGCGCCGTCCACCGGGGTCGTGGAGCTGCGGGAACTGGCCGGCGACATCGCCGACCACCTCGTGACCGGCTTTCCGCCGCCGCGACTGAGCGCCGCGATCGACGCGGTGACGGCGGCTGACGGGCTGATCGTGGTGACTCCCGTGTTCGCGGCTTCCTACAGCGGCCTCTTCAAGTCCTTCTTCGACGTGATCGATCCGGACGCCCTCACCGGACACCCGGTCCTGATCGCGGCGACGGGCGGTACCGCCCGCCATTCCCTGGTCCTTGAGCACGCCGTGCGCCCGCTCTTCGCCCATCTCCGCGCCGTCGTCGTCCCCACCGCCGTGTTCGCGGCCTCCGAGGACTGGGGCTCGGGGGGAGACGAGTACACCGACGGCCTGCCCGGCCGCGTCCGCCGGGCGGCCGCCGAGCTCGCCGTGCTCATGGCGGCGCGCCCGGTCGGTGAAGAGCCCGAGGACGACGTCACCGTCCTCGAACGGCAACTCGCCGACCTGCGCTTCGACTGA
- a CDS encoding alpha/beta fold hydrolase, with amino-acid sequence MKELITTDGARLAYQDTGGEGVPLVMLHGWGQTQAMFRHQIEGLAPGRRVVTVDLRGHGKSGKPRHGYRIARLSRDVLELVDHLGLDRFDALGWSMGVSVWWSFIDQYGTGRVRRFVAVDQPAAVAAVPWMTEREQRDSGAIFDVSGLLYLGAALAGPEGDAVRADFVRGMFSGEPDPEVLAFVGEEIRSTPDYAGVPLLFDHCAQDWRDVLPRIDVPTLVIGCEGSHVHPDSQRFVAERIPGARLHVFPSDVASSHFPFLENPPAFNAVVEKFLAEEPANGA; translated from the coding sequence ATGAAGGAACTGATCACGACGGACGGCGCGCGGCTCGCGTACCAGGACACCGGCGGCGAGGGCGTCCCGCTGGTGATGCTGCACGGCTGGGGGCAGACGCAGGCGATGTTCCGCCACCAGATCGAGGGCTTGGCGCCCGGCCGTCGCGTCGTCACCGTCGACCTCCGCGGCCACGGGAAGTCCGGCAAGCCACGTCACGGCTACCGCATCGCCCGGCTCTCCCGCGATGTGCTCGAACTCGTCGACCACCTCGGTCTCGACCGTTTCGACGCACTGGGCTGGTCCATGGGTGTCTCGGTGTGGTGGAGCTTCATCGACCAGTACGGGACCGGACGGGTCCGGCGCTTCGTCGCCGTCGACCAGCCCGCGGCGGTCGCCGCCGTGCCCTGGATGACCGAGCGGGAACAGCGGGACTCCGGTGCCATCTTCGACGTGTCGGGCCTGTTGTACCTGGGTGCGGCCCTCGCGGGGCCGGAGGGCGACGCGGTCCGCGCCGACTTCGTGCGCGGCATGTTCTCCGGCGAGCCCGACCCCGAGGTGCTGGCCTTCGTCGGCGAGGAGATCCGGTCGACACCCGACTACGCGGGCGTACCGCTGCTGTTCGACCACTGCGCGCAGGACTGGCGCGACGTGCTTCCCCGGATAGATGTGCCGACCCTGGTGATCGGCTGTGAGGGAAGCCACGTGCACCCCGATTCGCAGCGCTTCGTCGCCGAACGGATTCCCGGCGCACGCCTGCACGTCTTCCCCTCCGACGTGGCGAGCTCGCACTTCCCCTTCCTGGAGAACCCGCCGGCCTTCAACGCCGTGGTGGAGAAGTTCCTGGCCGAGGAGCCGGCGAACGGGGCGTGA
- a CDS encoding PucR family transcriptional regulator, translated as MTARLQRARPGSPELQALVDELAERLGRSVAVDDPLVRMVCTSRHFGDEDPVRIGTLLQGRADNATIRYVLAQGVTQWPRAGFIDGRDDLGLLPRYVVPLRERGHLFGLLMVVVPEKTLAEHETRAIARAADAMAAQMHGEHIATDTRKADERDLVLELVGTDVAARTTARRRGKELGLLGAAEHVLVTVVQLSCASELGRQSEAALWGALEGFRQTRSAQGLIAIGKERATLLQLRDRPPGQDEVTAQSARILDELRTFLGPSADPVIGVGGRHPSLDDAWTSYEQALVAARAARRLPTLKSAGDWELLGELAVLLQLPEHALNASVVPKPLRTLTDTHGGDRLRDTLRCFLEHAGSIPRTADALGIHRTSLYYRLRQIHEITGLDLDNGAHRLTLHLGLRVEELLAPAGDGAV; from the coding sequence ATGACCGCAAGGCTCCAGCGAGCCCGCCCCGGCAGCCCCGAGCTCCAGGCGCTTGTCGACGAGCTCGCGGAGCGGCTCGGCCGGTCCGTCGCCGTCGACGACCCGCTGGTCCGCATGGTCTGCACGAGCCGCCACTTCGGCGACGAGGACCCGGTGCGCATCGGCACCCTGTTGCAGGGCCGCGCCGACAACGCGACCATCCGCTACGTCCTCGCCCAGGGCGTGACCCAGTGGCCCCGGGCCGGATTCATCGATGGCCGCGACGACCTTGGACTGCTGCCCCGTTACGTCGTGCCCCTGCGTGAGCGCGGGCACCTTTTCGGACTGCTCATGGTGGTCGTGCCCGAGAAGACGCTCGCAGAGCACGAGACACGTGCCATCGCCCGGGCCGCGGACGCCATGGCCGCCCAGATGCACGGAGAGCACATCGCCACCGACACCCGGAAGGCCGACGAGCGGGACCTCGTCCTCGAACTCGTCGGCACCGACGTCGCCGCCCGTACCACCGCACGGCGGCGAGGCAAGGAACTCGGACTGCTCGGAGCAGCCGAGCACGTCCTGGTCACCGTCGTCCAGCTGAGCTGCGCGAGCGAACTCGGGCGGCAGTCCGAGGCGGCCCTGTGGGGGGCGCTGGAGGGGTTCCGGCAGACGCGTTCGGCCCAGGGCCTCATCGCGATCGGCAAGGAGCGGGCGACACTCCTCCAGCTGCGCGACCGCCCACCCGGCCAGGACGAGGTCACCGCACAGTCCGCTCGCATCCTGGACGAACTCCGCACCTTCCTGGGCCCGTCGGCGGACCCCGTGATCGGCGTCGGCGGCCGGCACCCCAGCCTGGACGACGCATGGACGTCGTACGAGCAGGCGCTCGTGGCGGCACGCGCGGCACGCCGTCTGCCCACCCTGAAGAGCGCCGGTGACTGGGAGCTGCTGGGGGAGCTCGCGGTGCTCCTCCAGCTCCCCGAGCACGCCCTGAACGCCTCTGTGGTCCCGAAGCCGCTCCGTACCCTGACCGACACGCACGGCGGCGACCGCCTGCGGGACACCCTGCGCTGCTTCCTCGAACACGCGGGATCGATTCCCCGGACCGCGGACGCGCTGGGAATCCACCGCACCTCGCTCTACTACCGCCTGCGCCAGATTCATGAGATCACCGGACTCGACCTCGACAACGGCGCCCACCGGCTCACTCTGCACCTCGGCCTCAGGGTCGAGGAGCTCCTCGCCCCGGCCGGCGACGGGGCCGTGTGA